One window of Candidatus Poribacteria bacterium genomic DNA carries:
- a CDS encoding UDP-N-acetylmuramoyl-L-alanine--D-glutamate ligase, translated as MERIDLKGKRVLVVGLGRSGMAAIHALRRLGAEVIGNDRKSRRELGEVADQLEKEGIKLLLGSHPIELLNGIDLVITSPGIPFDNPILVEARRRGIPVWGEVELAYRISRAPFIGITGTKGKSTTATLVGEMLKRGRFDKVVTAGNIGTALCREALDLKEKDIIVAEVSSFQLETIERFRPLVAVMLNIYRDHMDRHRDMGEYIAAKSRIFKNQTEDDFAVVNADDPIVTSVSRGIRSKIVPFSLRRRVKGGVYLKEGWLISEIRGDNERIVSTEKIKLMGRHNLSNIAAAIAVGSIMGIETGGIADVVLEFHGIEHALEIVARINDVTYINDTKATNVAATKAALEALPGDVVLIMGGVDKGNDYGELIELVKEKVRHLILLGVEIGKIEEVFRGICPMHRVRDMCEAVYLASSLALPGGYVLLSPANASFDLFRDYRERGERFREAVNAIRSG; from the coding sequence ATGGAGAGAATCGATCTTAAAGGCAAAAGAGTTTTAGTTGTAGGATTGGGAAGAAGTGGAATGGCCGCCATCCACGCGCTCAGAAGATTGGGCGCCGAGGTGATAGGGAACGATCGGAAATCGAGGAGAGAGCTGGGTGAGGTGGCAGATCAACTGGAGAAAGAAGGAATAAAACTCCTTCTCGGATCACATCCGATCGAGCTGCTCAATGGGATCGACCTCGTCATAACCTCGCCTGGAATCCCCTTCGATAATCCGATCCTCGTGGAGGCGCGAAGGAGAGGCATCCCCGTCTGGGGTGAGGTAGAATTGGCCTACAGGATCTCGCGGGCGCCCTTTATCGGAATTACAGGGACCAAGGGGAAATCCACCACCGCCACGCTCGTGGGCGAGATGCTCAAACGGGGACGATTCGACAAGGTTGTGACGGCGGGAAACATCGGCACGGCGCTGTGCCGGGAAGCGCTGGACTTAAAGGAGAAGGATATCATCGTAGCCGAAGTGAGCAGCTTCCAGCTGGAAACGATAGAGCGGTTCAGACCCCTTGTGGCCGTGATGCTCAACATCTATCGCGACCATATGGATAGACATCGGGATATGGGGGAGTATATAGCGGCTAAAAGCCGGATTTTCAAAAATCAAACTGAGGATGACTTTGCCGTCGTCAACGCCGACGATCCGATTGTTACTTCCGTATCCCGGGGCATCAGATCTAAGATAGTCCCCTTCAGCCTTAGGAGAAGGGTTAAGGGGGGAGTTTATCTGAAAGAGGGATGGTTGATCTCGGAGATAAGGGGGGATAATGAGAGGATCGTTTCAACAGAAAAGATCAAACTGATGGGGAGGCATAACCTGAGCAACATAGCCGCTGCCATCGCCGTCGGCTCGATCATGGGGATTGAAACCGGGGGAATCGCCGATGTGGTGTTGGAGTTCCATGGGATAGAACACGCACTCGAAATCGTCGCTCGTATAAACGATGTGACATACATAAACGACACGAAGGCTACCAACGTGGCAGCTACAAAGGCTGCCCTTGAGGCTTTACCGGGCGATGTGGTGCTCATCATGGGAGGGGTAGATAAGGGAAATGATTACGGGGAACTGATAGAGCTGGTCAAGGAGAAGGTAAGACATCTCATCCTGTTGGGGGTTGAGATCGGGAAGATCGAGGAGGTTTTCAGGGGCATATGTCCGATGCACAGAGTAAGGGATATGTGTGAGGCGGTATATCTTGCCTCATCGCTCGCCCTTCCCGGAGGATATGTTCTCCTTTCACCGGCAAATGCAAGCTTTGATCTCTTCAGAGACTATAGGGAGAGGGGAGAGAGATTTAGGGAGGCCGTGAATGCGATCCGTTCTGGCTGA
- a CDS encoding phospho-N-acetylmuramoyl-pentapeptide-transferase, with amino-acid sequence MFYYLFFKKLIQFFSPFNVFQYITFRAMYATVTALAISLILGPFTIERLRRMKIGQQIRNDGPKTHMSKAGTPTMGGVLILSAIIISTFLWARLDDPLIYIVLFSLIWFGGLGFLDDYLKVRNRRSLGLRGWHKIIIQSFGAFIIAYWVYRWGPVPSGMESKTALLFPFFKNFRPDLGPLFIPFAMLVIVGTSNAVNLTDGLDGLAITCTIFVAGTYAVLSHITSNFKMADYLDIVHIPLAGELAVFCATMVGAGLGFLWYNCHPAEMFMGDVGALSLGAAIGTVAVLIKEEILLVIVGGVFVIEALSVIIQVWSYKLTGKRVFKMAPLHHHFEQKGWSETKVVVRFWIIAAIFVLITLSTLKLR; translated from the coding sequence ATGTTCTACTACCTCTTCTTCAAAAAGCTGATACAGTTCTTTTCGCCTTTTAACGTCTTTCAGTACATAACCTTCAGGGCAATGTATGCGACGGTGACGGCGCTGGCGATCAGCCTGATCCTCGGGCCGTTCACGATAGAGAGGTTACGAAGGATGAAAATCGGCCAACAGATACGGAACGATGGGCCGAAGACTCACATGTCAAAAGCCGGAACGCCGACCATGGGCGGGGTTCTGATACTCTCGGCGATTATCATCTCCACCTTCCTATGGGCTCGCCTGGACGATCCGCTTATCTATATCGTTCTGTTCTCGCTGATATGGTTCGGAGGGTTGGGTTTTCTGGATGATTACCTCAAGGTCAGAAATAGACGGTCACTGGGGCTAAGGGGATGGCATAAGATCATCATCCAATCGTTCGGCGCGTTCATCATAGCGTATTGGGTTTACAGATGGGGTCCCGTCCCCAGCGGGATGGAGTCGAAGACAGCCTTGCTTTTCCCATTTTTCAAGAATTTCAGGCCTGATCTGGGACCGCTCTTCATCCCCTTCGCCATGCTGGTCATAGTGGGCACCTCCAACGCGGTCAATTTGACCGATGGACTGGATGGGCTGGCGATAACATGCACGATTTTCGTGGCGGGAACGTATGCGGTGCTATCACACATCACCAGCAACTTCAAAATGGCCGATTACCTGGATATCGTTCATATCCCACTTGCCGGGGAGTTGGCCGTCTTCTGCGCTACCATGGTGGGGGCAGGATTGGGGTTTTTATGGTATAACTGCCATCCGGCGGAGATGTTCATGGGAGATGTAGGGGCGCTTTCGCTGGGAGCGGCCATCGGAACGGTGGCTGTGCTCATCAAGGAGGAGATACTTCTGGTGATCGTCGGAGGGGTCTTCGTTATAGAAGCCCTCTCGGTGATTATTCAGGTATGGTCCTATAAACTCACGGGGAAAAGGGTTTTCAAAATGGCCCCGCTGCATCATCACTTCGAGCAGAAAGGATGGTCAGAGACGAAAGTGGTGGTGAGATTCTGGATAATCGCTGCCATATTCGTCTTGATAACGCTTAGCACCCTGAAACTGAGGTAG
- a CDS encoding UDP-N-acetylmuramoyl-tripeptide--D-alanyl-D-alanine ligase, with protein MNLKLREIAGIVSGRISGGREAEELEISGVSTDSRTISPGELFVALRGERFDGHDFVRDAASKGAVAAIVSRDVICPDGFPIISVDDTLRALGDLAAGWRRRFNPTVVAVTGSNGKTTVKEMISSILSLSHSVLKNEGNLNNLIGVPLTLFRLTGEHLYVVLELGTSRFGEISRLSEISSPQVGVITNIGPSHLQFFGDLDGVAREKGELLRFVQTAVLNVDDPFTPRLRDRARGDVFTFGLSERADVRGEEVRFTGEGMCFNISIRGERIGQVRLSALGTHNVLNALASTCAAWSIGIKPREIIDGLNRFTPPHMRSELIELEGGITLINDAYNSNPKSLQAAVEILIEVGNGRRKVVVLGDMLELGEREDELHRQAGEMILKADPDIVITVGERSKLIAELPLKFGKPTLHFNTSEEASSRVCDLIEPGDVVLLKASRAMRFEKILEAIRERRCSTTSSSKS; from the coding sequence GTGAACCTTAAACTGAGGGAGATAGCTGGGATTGTATCCGGAAGGATATCAGGGGGAAGAGAAGCCGAAGAGTTGGAGATCTCAGGCGTATCGACCGATTCCCGCACGATTTCTCCCGGTGAGCTCTTTGTGGCCTTAAGGGGGGAGAGGTTTGACGGACACGATTTCGTCCGAGATGCTGCCTCTAAGGGGGCAGTCGCTGCTATTGTATCACGGGATGTCATCTGCCCCGATGGATTTCCGATTATCTCGGTCGATGATACCCTGCGGGCGCTGGGAGATCTTGCCGCTGGGTGGAGAAGAAGATTCAATCCTACGGTCGTAGCGGTGACCGGTAGCAACGGGAAAACCACCGTTAAGGAGATGATCAGCTCGATTCTCTCTCTTTCTCACTCAGTTCTCAAAAATGAGGGGAATCTGAACAACCTGATCGGAGTCCCGCTGACCCTCTTTCGGTTGACCGGGGAACACCTCTACGTTGTGCTTGAGCTCGGAACCAGCCGGTTCGGTGAGATCAGTAGGCTTTCGGAGATATCCTCCCCTCAGGTGGGTGTGATCACCAACATAGGACCCTCACATCTCCAGTTCTTCGGCGATCTGGATGGGGTTGCACGCGAAAAAGGTGAGCTGCTCCGCTTCGTCCAAACGGCGGTGTTGAACGTGGACGATCCCTTCACGCCCAGGCTCAGAGATAGGGCTAGAGGCGATGTGTTCACTTTCGGGCTGAGCGAAAGGGCGGACGTGAGAGGCGAGGAGGTGAGGTTCACCGGCGAAGGGATGTGCTTTAACATCTCGATACGCGGTGAGCGAATCGGGCAGGTGAGACTATCGGCGTTGGGAACGCATAACGTCCTTAACGCCCTTGCCTCAACCTGCGCTGCATGGAGCATAGGGATTAAACCACGGGAGATCATCGATGGACTCAACAGGTTCACTCCACCACATATGAGATCGGAGTTGATCGAGTTGGAGGGGGGAATCACCCTTATAAACGACGCCTACAACTCAAATCCAAAATCCCTCCAGGCTGCCGTTGAAATATTGATCGAAGTCGGTAACGGACGCAGGAAAGTGGTCGTTCTAGGTGATATGCTGGAGTTGGGCGAACGGGAGGACGAGCTTCACAGACAAGCCGGCGAGATGATCCTGAAAGCCGATCCGGACATTGTGATCACCGTCGGCGAGAGATCAAAGCTTATTGCAGAGCTCCCTTTGAAGTTCGGAAAGCCCACCCTTCATTTCAACACTTCCGAGGAGGCTTCTTCTCGGGTATGCGATCTGATTGAGCCGGGCGATGTGGTGCTGCTTAAGGCATCCCGCGCCATGAGGTTCGAGAAAATCCTCGAGGCGATCAGGGAGAGAAGATGTTCTACTACCTCTTCTTCAAAAAGCTGA
- a CDS encoding UDP-N-acetylmuramoyl-L-alanyl-D-glutamate--2,6-diaminopimelate ligase gives MRLKELFQDLEPLYCDADPDMEISGIEHDSRRVAPGYAFVCLAGFKQDGHRFIKDAITRGAVLLVSERDLHPIDGVGRVKVKDARRALALMAANFYGNPSSELKVIGVTGTNGKTTTAYLTWAILRSAGIQSAIFGTIAHRIGSRLISALNTTPDGLEIQRMMRKSIEEGLNGVVMEVSSHALELRRVDGVRFDVGVFTNLTWDHLDFHGTFENYRKAKLKLLDLLKEEGYAVINVDDPSAEYFLRKAESVGAGIIGYGLNNRNGGISADPIESTINGLHFRLKTPIGDGIIELKLPGDHNIYNAMAASGVGVAMGLSFDAIKSGLESLDKVAGRFELVDLGQDFAVIVDYAHTPDALERALKTARKITGGRLISVFGCGGDRDRAKRPKMGEISTRLADHTIITSDNPRTEEPMEIIKQILKGVHPDASYEVEPDREQAIAKAVRSARKDDLILIAGKGHEDYQIIGDRKIHFDDREVAAKYIKKRC, from the coding sequence ATGAGATTGAAGGAGTTATTTCAGGACCTTGAGCCTTTATACTGTGATGCCGATCCGGATATGGAGATATCCGGCATAGAGCATGACTCCCGTCGGGTAGCCCCCGGTTATGCCTTCGTATGCCTGGCAGGTTTTAAACAGGATGGCCATCGGTTCATTAAGGATGCTATCACAAGAGGTGCCGTCCTCCTGGTCTCTGAAAGGGATCTTCACCCCATCGATGGGGTCGGCAGGGTTAAAGTCAAGGACGCTAGGAGGGCGCTGGCGCTTATGGCGGCGAACTTCTACGGTAATCCCTCTTCCGAGCTTAAGGTCATAGGGGTGACGGGCACGAACGGTAAGACCACAACAGCTTATCTGACATGGGCGATCCTCAGATCGGCTGGAATCCAATCTGCTATCTTCGGCACGATAGCGCATAGAATCGGTTCTCGCCTCATATCAGCTCTGAATACGACGCCGGACGGGCTTGAGATACAGAGGATGATGAGGAAATCAATCGAAGAAGGGCTCAATGGCGTGGTGATGGAGGTATCGTCACACGCCCTTGAGCTTAGAAGGGTAGATGGTGTCAGGTTCGACGTGGGAGTCTTCACAAATCTCACATGGGATCACCTGGATTTCCACGGAACCTTCGAAAACTATCGTAAGGCGAAACTCAAGCTGCTGGATTTGCTCAAGGAGGAAGGATATGCCGTCATAAACGTCGACGATCCCTCCGCTGAATATTTCCTGAGGAAAGCTGAATCAGTTGGGGCCGGGATCATCGGGTACGGGCTGAATAACCGTAATGGCGGGATCTCGGCCGATCCGATTGAATCCACGATCAACGGACTTCACTTTCGTTTGAAAACTCCGATCGGTGATGGGATAATTGAGCTTAAGCTCCCCGGCGATCATAACATCTACAACGCCATGGCTGCATCAGGCGTCGGTGTGGCGATGGGATTAAGCTTTGATGCTATAAAGTCGGGTTTGGAATCGCTAGATAAAGTCGCTGGGAGATTCGAGCTGGTGGATCTTGGACAGGATTTCGCCGTGATAGTCGATTACGCCCATACGCCCGATGCACTGGAAAGGGCGCTGAAAACGGCGAGGAAAATCACGGGAGGCAGACTGATCTCGGTTTTCGGCTGTGGCGGGGACAGAGATAGGGCCAAACGGCCAAAAATGGGGGAGATCTCGACGAGACTGGCGGATCACACCATCATCACCTCCGATAACCCCCGTACGGAGGAGCCGATGGAGATCATCAAGCAGATCCTGAAAGGGGTTCACCCCGATGCAAGTTACGAAGTGGAACCTGATAGGGAACAGGCGATAGCTAAAGCTGTCCGATCCGCACGGAAAGATGATCTGATCCTCATCGCCGGTAAGGGACATGAGGATTACCAGATCATAGGTGATCGGAAGATACATTTCGACGACAGAGAGGTTGCCGCTAAATATATTAAAAAGAGGTGTTAG
- a CDS encoding penicillin-binding protein 2: MVSRVQKVRTIIFFIAVQVFFLIMIARVLHIEMNAKALRKRSEELITGELGTRVRRGKITDRNGKSLAVNIDTLSVWADPTLVKDPDATARKLAPLLKIDPEKIREKLSRKDRKFVWLTKKRDLSLMKPIIEMVRSGEIRGVWFEVQEKRIYPKKDLLSHVIGYVNFRGGGISGVEKYYNDQIRYYETTLHIYKDARNRIFQYPDGEPNLPRYNSELILTIDEMIQHIAEDELDKACRFWKASGGTIIVMNPKTGEVLAMANYPPFDLNRYGTTPEKIKLNRAIQMTFEPGSVFKIVPISGAIEEGLLSPSSSIFCENGVLYFRGHPIHDIAPYGWLTLRQVLAKSSNIGALKVARTLGREKFEKYIRLFGFGRKTGIDLPFEKKGDISALNVWSDKAILTYIPFGQGITVTPLQILCAFNAIANGGVMMKPHIGMEIRDSRGRLIRRFKPQVERRVISARTADMMARMLNLVVKEGTGTNAQIEGVEVAGKTGTAQKAGRRGYSREKFVSTFVGFFPMDSPSYSIVVVIDEPEGKHHGGDVAAPVFSAVGRKILQYEKVRGVYAKAFAGERHEIEGVISGP; the protein is encoded by the coding sequence ATGGTATCGAGGGTTCAAAAGGTTAGGACTATCATCTTCTTCATAGCCGTTCAGGTTTTCTTCCTTATAATGATAGCCAGAGTGTTACACATCGAGATGAACGCTAAAGCGCTTAGGAAACGCTCGGAGGAGCTTATCACAGGGGAGCTGGGAACCAGGGTTCGAAGAGGTAAGATCACGGATAGAAATGGGAAAAGCCTGGCGGTCAACATAGACACCCTCTCAGTTTGGGCCGATCCAACCCTCGTGAAAGACCCGGATGCTACGGCTCGAAAGCTGGCACCCCTTCTTAAAATCGATCCCGAAAAGATCAGGGAGAAATTAAGTCGTAAGGATAGAAAGTTTGTATGGTTGACTAAAAAGCGGGATTTATCCTTGATGAAACCCATAATCGAAATGGTCAGATCGGGCGAGATCAGGGGAGTTTGGTTTGAGGTTCAGGAGAAGAGGATTTATCCTAAGAAAGACCTGCTCTCACACGTTATAGGATATGTTAACTTCCGCGGGGGAGGCATCAGCGGGGTTGAAAAGTATTATAACGATCAGATCAGGTATTACGAAACCACCCTTCATATATACAAGGATGCCCGTAACAGGATCTTTCAGTATCCCGACGGCGAGCCGAATCTTCCCAGATACAACAGTGAACTGATATTGACGATAGACGAGATGATACAACATATCGCTGAGGATGAGCTCGATAAAGCGTGCAGGTTCTGGAAAGCCTCCGGCGGTACGATCATCGTGATGAATCCCAAAACGGGTGAAGTGCTCGCCATGGCCAACTATCCCCCATTTGATCTGAATAGATATGGAACGACACCGGAGAAGATCAAGCTGAACAGGGCCATTCAGATGACGTTCGAACCCGGGTCCGTATTCAAGATAGTTCCGATTTCGGGCGCCATCGAAGAGGGGCTACTCTCGCCATCCTCCAGCATCTTCTGTGAGAACGGTGTGCTGTATTTCCGAGGACATCCCATACACGATATCGCCCCCTATGGATGGCTGACGCTGCGTCAGGTTCTGGCTAAATCCAGCAATATTGGCGCTCTCAAGGTAGCCAGAACCTTAGGTAGGGAGAAGTTTGAAAAGTACATAAGGCTTTTTGGATTTGGACGGAAGACGGGTATAGATCTGCCGTTTGAGAAGAAAGGGGATATCTCAGCGTTAAATGTCTGGAGCGACAAAGCTATCCTGACCTATATCCCGTTCGGCCAGGGCATAACCGTCACCCCCCTTCAGATACTCTGCGCCTTCAATGCCATAGCTAACGGCGGTGTGATGATGAAACCTCATATCGGAATGGAGATACGGGATAGCCGAGGGAGATTGATCAGGAGGTTTAAACCTCAGGTTGAAAGGAGGGTTATATCAGCCAGAACGGCTGATATGATGGCACGTATGTTGAATCTGGTCGTCAAAGAGGGAACAGGTACAAATGCTCAGATAGAAGGAGTGGAGGTGGCAGGTAAGACCGGGACCGCCCAGAAAGCGGGGAGAAGGGGATATTCAAGGGAGAAGTTCGTCTCGACTTTTGTCGGCTTCTTCCCCATGGATAGCCCCTCCTATTCCATCGTGGTCGTCATCGACGAGCCGGAGGGAAAACATCACGGGGGAGATGTGGCGGCTCCCGTCTTCAGCGCTGTTGGGAGGAAGATACTGCAGTATGAGAAAGTCCGCGGTGTCTATGCAAAGGCCTTCGCCGGGGAAAGACATGAGATTGAAGGAGTTATTTCAGGACCTTGA
- a CDS encoding cell division protein FtsL gives MRKGLYLVIICFLVTAFGVLAFFHIWFNMQMRFINIRFQELNREKLILKNDIDKLRCEKEYLRSPERLGKLADKFDMTLPDEEPIIIIK, from the coding sequence ATGAGAAAAGGGCTTTACTTGGTTATAATCTGTTTCCTGGTCACCGCTTTCGGAGTTTTGGCCTTCTTTCACATCTGGTTTAACATGCAGATGAGGTTTATCAACATAAGGTTTCAGGAGCTCAACCGCGAAAAGCTCATCCTCAAGAACGACATCGACAAACTCAGATGTGAGAAGGAGTATTTGAGATCGCCTGAAAGGCTTGGGAAACTGGCCGATAAGTTCGATATGACCCTCCCCGATGAGGAACCGATTATCATCATCAAATGA
- the rsmH gene encoding 16S rRNA (cytosine(1402)-N(4))-methyltransferase RsmH: MSSYDRFHIPVLLDEVMSLLNPKDGGVYVDCTLGAGGHAERILELSSPGGRLIGIDLDSEAISIAKERLKRFGDRVRFAHANFADLDDILRSLDVDEVDGILMDLGVSWIQLSDPERGFSFRLDAPLDMRMDRRIPLTAREVVNTKSERELREIFRRYGEERWAGRIARRITRLREKSPILTTRQLAQIVESTVPRHGRFHPATRIFLALRIYVNRELDNLERGLDSAIRWLKPGGRICVISFHSLEDRIVKWKFREGTCLKIITRKPVTPGDEEVRENPRSRSAKLRAAEAI, encoded by the coding sequence ATGTCCAGCTATGATCGCTTCCACATACCGGTTCTGCTCGATGAGGTTATGTCACTTTTAAACCCCAAAGATGGAGGGGTTTATGTGGACTGTACTTTGGGAGCCGGCGGACATGCCGAGAGAATATTGGAGCTCAGTTCTCCCGGCGGAAGGTTGATAGGAATAGACTTGGATTCGGAGGCGATATCCATCGCCAAAGAGAGATTAAAAAGATTTGGGGATAGAGTGAGGTTTGCCCATGCCAATTTCGCCGATCTAGATGATATCCTTCGTTCACTGGATGTGGATGAGGTGGACGGCATACTCATGGATCTGGGTGTTTCGTGGATTCAACTCTCCGATCCGGAGAGGGGGTTCAGTTTTCGTCTGGACGCGCCTCTGGATATGAGGATGGATAGGAGAATCCCCCTGACCGCCCGTGAGGTGGTCAACACTAAAAGCGAGAGGGAGCTTCGTGAGATATTTCGTAGATACGGCGAGGAGAGATGGGCCGGGAGGATAGCCAGGAGGATAACGAGGCTCAGGGAGAAATCGCCTATACTTACCACCAGGCAACTTGCGCAGATAGTCGAATCCACCGTGCCCCGTCATGGGAGGTTTCATCCGGCGACGAGGATCTTCCTAGCGCTGAGGATATACGTCAACAGGGAGCTCGATAACCTGGAAAGAGGATTGGATTCGGCTATAAGATGGCTGAAACCGGGCGGGAGGATATGCGTAATATCTTTTCACTCGCTCGAGGATAGAATCGTGAAGTGGAAGTTCCGTGAAGGGACCTGTCTGAAGATAATCACCCGAAAACCTGTAACTCCTGGGGATGAGGAGGTGAGGGAGAACCCCCGTTCCAGGAGTGCCAAACTGAGAGCCGCCGAGGCGATTTAG
- the mraZ gene encoding division/cell wall cluster transcriptional repressor MraZ — protein sequence MGKSGRGMFTGEYECTLDEKGRVSIPSKFREVLNQRYNCKLILSRWFDGCLALFPYEEWVKIANKLRETTSFTQPEGRKLQRLFFSSAIECSLDKQGRLMIPQRQRQMAGINRRVVMIGIVDKIEIWAKEVIDKYYSEEMEQGLEDLAEMINVQL from the coding sequence GTGGGGAAAAGTGGGAGAGGTATGTTCACCGGCGAGTATGAATGCACCCTCGACGAGAAGGGAAGGGTTAGTATACCTTCCAAATTCAGGGAAGTGCTGAATCAGAGATATAACTGTAAGCTGATCCTCTCCCGCTGGTTCGATGGATGTCTGGCTCTCTTCCCCTATGAGGAATGGGTTAAGATAGCCAATAAACTTAGGGAAACCACATCGTTCACTCAGCCGGAAGGACGAAAACTACAGAGGCTCTTCTTCAGCAGCGCTATAGAATGCTCCCTCGACAAGCAGGGCAGGCTGATGATCCCGCAGCGGCAAAGGCAGATGGCAGGGATAAACCGACGAGTTGTCATGATCGGGATCGTGGACAAGATAGAGATTTGGGCAAAAGAAGTTATAGATAAGTATTACAGCGAGGAGATGGAACAAGGGTTGGAAGATCTGGCCGAGATGATAAATGTCCAGCTATGA